A genomic window from Cytobacillus suaedae includes:
- a CDS encoding glyoxalase/bleomycin resistance/extradiol dioxygenase family protein has product MAVDVYLTFNGNCREAVNFYAEVFGAEQSQIMTFGETPPNPEYPLSEEAKNLVMHARLNIEGSNVMFSDTFPGSPYTVGNNISLAYHSFDADKLQSVFNRLQEDGTVGMELQETFWAKLYGQVTDKFGTIWQLNLNNEETAY; this is encoded by the coding sequence ATGGCTGTTGATGTGTATTTAACGTTTAATGGAAATTGTCGTGAAGCAGTTAACTTTTATGCGGAAGTATTTGGGGCGGAACAATCACAAATTATGACGTTTGGAGAGACACCTCCAAATCCAGAATACCCACTATCTGAAGAAGCGAAGAATTTGGTTATGCATGCTCGTCTTAATATCGAAGGCAGCAATGTAATGTTTTCAGATACGTTCCCTGGTTCACCGTATACGGTTGGAAACAACATAAGCCTAGCTTATCATTCTTTTGACGCGGACAAACTTCAATCTGTCTTTAATCGACTTCAAGAAGATGGAACGGTAGGCATGGAGCTTCAAGAAACCTTTTGGGCAAAGCTCTATGGGCAAGTTACCGATAAATTCGGCACAATCTGGCAGTTGAATCTTAATAACGAAGAAACAGCTTACTAA
- a CDS encoding DUF1048 domain-containing protein has translation MSFLEKIIGSLEDKREWKAMEARAKALPSEYLSAYNAIQQYMWTTSGLTDWKETSRIFGGLIDLFEEGAADGKKVTDLTGEDVAAFCDELVKDTKTWKDKYREKLNDKIGKE, from the coding sequence ATGAGTTTTTTAGAAAAAATCATTGGAAGTCTAGAAGATAAGCGAGAATGGAAGGCTATGGAGGCTCGTGCAAAAGCACTTCCAAGTGAGTACCTTAGTGCTTACAATGCTATCCAACAATACATGTGGACGACTAGTGGCCTTACTGACTGGAAGGAAACCAGCCGTATCTTTGGAGGTCTTATCGATCTTTTCGAGGAAGGTGCAGCCGATGGAAAGAAAGTCACTGATCTCACGGGTGAGGATGTGGCCGCTTTTTGCGACGAACTAGTAAAGGACACGAAAACTTGGAAAGACAAATATCGCGAGAAGTTGAACGATAAGATTGGGAAAGAGTAA
- a CDS encoding PadR family transcriptional regulator, with product MENITEMLKGVLEGCVLEIISRGETYGYEITQQLRELGFTDVVEGTVYTITIRLEKNNLVDIEKKPSTMGPPRKFYTLNPAGQKQLEVFWTKWEFVSSKINELKTKDIKRREV from the coding sequence TTGGAAAATATCACGGAAATGCTTAAAGGGGTGCTTGAGGGGTGTGTGCTTGAAATCATCAGCCGTGGCGAAACTTATGGCTATGAAATCACGCAACAGCTTCGAGAACTTGGCTTCACTGACGTAGTAGAAGGAACTGTTTATACGATTACAATAAGGCTTGAGAAAAACAATCTAGTGGACATCGAAAAAAAGCCATCCACTATGGGGCCACCTAGAAAATTTTATACACTTAACCCAGCAGGTCAAAAGCAACTTGAAGTATTTTGGACAAAATGGGAATTCGTTTCTAGTAAGATAAACGAACTCAAAACTAAAGATATCAAAAGGAGAGAAGTATAA
- a CDS encoding L-cystine transporter codes for MNTVLLVVNIAVMILLVAALFFMQKKHVSFSKRVFSALGIGIVFGFALQLIYGAGSEIIKGSVDWFNIVGVGYVKLLQMVVMPLVFISIIAAFTKMKLSNNIGKISGLIISILVGTTAIAAAVAIVVTLAFNLEAVEIPQGDAEASRGEYLEQRFTEIENRTLPQQVLDLLPANPFLDFTGARPTSTIAVVIFAAFIGLAFLGVRRKKSEHAELFAKIVDAFYSIIMRVVTLILRLTPYGVLALMTRVTATSDYTAIMKLGKFVVASYVALAIVFIIHLLLITLSGLNPVTYVKKAIPVLTFAFTSRTSAGALPLNIKTQTKDLGVSEGIANFAGSFGLSIGQNGCAGVYPAMLAVMIAPTVGINPLNPGFLATLIVIVAISSFGVAGVGGGATFAAILVLSAMDLPVALAGLLISVEPLIDMGRTAVNVSGSMTAGVLTSRATNELDTSVYSETTQQLEA; via the coding sequence ATGAATACTGTTCTATTAGTAGTTAATATTGCAGTTATGATTTTATTAGTAGCAGCTCTATTCTTTATGCAAAAGAAACATGTATCATTTTCTAAACGTGTTTTTTCTGCATTAGGGATTGGGATTGTTTTTGGTTTTGCTTTACAACTTATTTATGGTGCAGGATCCGAAATTATAAAGGGATCTGTTGATTGGTTTAATATAGTTGGGGTAGGGTATGTTAAACTACTCCAAATGGTTGTTATGCCACTTGTATTCATTTCAATAATTGCCGCATTTACAAAAATGAAACTATCCAATAATATTGGAAAAATCAGTGGATTAATTATTAGTATTCTAGTAGGAACGACTGCGATTGCTGCCGCTGTTGCAATTGTGGTTACACTTGCATTTAATCTTGAAGCAGTTGAAATTCCACAGGGTGATGCGGAAGCTTCACGAGGTGAATACTTAGAACAAAGATTTACTGAAATTGAAAATCGGACGTTACCACAACAAGTATTAGATTTATTACCTGCAAATCCTTTCTTAGATTTTACAGGTGCAAGACCGACTTCAACAATTGCTGTAGTTATTTTTGCAGCATTTATTGGTTTGGCATTCTTAGGAGTTAGAAGAAAAAAGTCTGAGCATGCAGAGTTATTTGCTAAAATAGTAGATGCTTTCTATAGCATTATCATGCGAGTTGTAACTTTAATTCTAAGATTAACACCTTATGGTGTATTGGCGCTTATGACAAGAGTAACTGCTACAAGTGATTACACTGCGATTATGAAGCTAGGAAAATTCGTAGTAGCTTCCTATGTTGCTCTGGCTATTGTATTTATTATTCATTTATTACTAATTACACTATCTGGCTTAAATCCAGTGACATATGTAAAAAAAGCGATACCAGTTCTAACTTTTGCTTTTACATCGAGAACAAGTGCTGGAGCACTACCTTTGAATATTAAAACTCAAACAAAAGATTTAGGGGTTTCAGAGGGAATTGCTAACTTCGCAGGTTCATTTGGGCTATCAATTGGTCAAAATGGTTGTGCGGGTGTATATCCAGCGATGCTTGCAGTTATGATTGCTCCAACTGTAGGTATTAATCCCTTAAACCCTGGGTTTTTAGCAACACTAATTGTAATTGTTGCAATTAGCTCATTTGGTGTAGCGGGAGTTGGTGGGGGAGCAACCTTCGCAGCAATACTAGTTTTATCTGCAATGGATCTACCTGTTGCTCTAGCTGGACTATTAATCTCTGTTGAGCCACTGATTGATATGGGTCGTACAGCTGTTAATGTAAGCGGAAGTATGACAGCAGGAGTATTAACAAGTAGAGCTACAAATGAATTAGATACTTCAGTTTATTCAGAGACAACACAACAGCTTGAAGCATAA
- a CDS encoding DUF2935 domain-containing protein: MQYYYGNQMPLRVLDEAEFWKHQEEEHTVVIRELVGNLEQKYVEALKEWEKAFATTHQQVIRYVETVNRSQGQVSQALYQDILQLVTFCLQQSQQFINFCRMLIEESEPISTNPTAKVVLHHIIVESEYFIGVAQTILYQK, translated from the coding sequence ATGCAATATTATTATGGAAATCAGATGCCGCTGCGTGTTCTTGACGAGGCTGAGTTTTGGAAGCACCAAGAAGAGGAACATACTGTTGTTATTCGGGAGCTTGTAGGAAATCTTGAACAGAAGTATGTGGAAGCTTTAAAGGAATGGGAGAAAGCCTTTGCTACCACACATCAACAAGTGATAAGGTATGTTGAAACAGTCAATCGTTCACAAGGGCAAGTTTCTCAGGCACTTTACCAAGATATCCTGCAGCTTGTTACCTTTTGCCTGCAGCAGAGCCAACAATTTATTAATTTCTGCCGAATGCTGATAGAAGAAAGTGAACCAATCAGCACAAATCCAACAGCTAAAGTTGTTTTGCACCATATTATCGTAGAATCAGAATATTTTATCGGAGTTGCCCAAACGATTTTATATCAGAAGTAA